One uncultured Carboxylicivirga sp. genomic window, TAATGGTGTGGTCGCAGTTAAAAACTTCTTGTCGCGAAACCTGAACAGCGATTATGTAGAAATGGCGCTTGATCGCTACAATTTCTATATCAAAAAATATCATGCCAATTCATATAGTCACGATCAGGAAGCCCGTGATAAACAAGCTTCCTATAATATGGACAAGCTTAAGGCCATATGTGAAGAGCTTAATCAGGAACTTGAGCTTTCGACAAAGTTTTTGCTGGTAAGCAATATGCTCAATTTTATTATGCGTGATGAAATTGTGTCGGAGGTAGAAAGCCTGTTTACGGATAGATTGGCAGAATATCTAATGCTTGATACAGATGATTATCTCAACCTGAGACAATTCGTAGTGGATCATCCGTTGGGTGTCAATCATAAAGAAAATGTGCTGCTTATCAGTGGTCAGCATGAGAAACCCGATGAACGAATAAAACATTTATATAATCCCAAACAGCAGGTTTTTGTATGGGTTTTGCATATCAGAGCCACCAATCAATTTATTTTCCGTTATTCTGGAAACCGAAATTTATATTTGAATGGTCATAAGGTTGAGCAGAACAGAGCTACCGTTATTGCACCCGGATCGGTAATCAAAACTTCCAGAATAGCACCTGTTTATTATGGTACCATAGCCGAAAAATTTATCGCAAGAGCCGATCGTGGCAGAATCGTTTATCGGGCCTTGGATATCTCATATAAATTCAATAACAATCATGTAGGCATTCATCCCTTTAGTTTTACAGGTCGCTCTGGCCAGTTGGTAGGTGTAATGGGAGGTAGTGGTACAGGTAAATCCACCTTGCTTAATGTATTGAATGGAAAACATCAATTAGCTACCGGTAAGATTACTATTAATGGTTATGATCTGCACAACGAACCTGAAGAACTTGCGGGTGTAATTGGCTATGTTCCACAGGATGACTTATTAAAAGAGGAATTGACAGTATTTGAAAACCTCTTTTATAATGCAAGGTTATGTTTCAGTCATTTTACCGAAGATGAAATAATTGAAGTGGTTGAAAGAGCTTTGCACGATTTTGATTTAGTGGAGGCTCGTGATCTTGTTGTGGGATCACCATTAAATAAAATTCTCAGTGGTGGTCAACGAAAGCGTTTGAACATTGCTTTGGAGTTAATTCGTGAACCTTCTATTTTATTTGTTGACGAACCAACATCCGGTTTGTCTTCGATGGACTCGGAGAAGGTAATGGTATTGTTAAAGCGTCAGACCCTGAAGGGAAGATTGGTTATCATTAATATTCATCAGCCAAGCAGCGATTTATATAAATTACTTGATAAGCTTTTAATTATTGATAAGGGTGGACGTATCATTTACAATGGTAATCCAACCAATGCCATCACTTATTTCAAGCAGATGGCTCATTATGTGAACCCTGAGGAGAGTGAATGTTATGCCTGTGGAAATATTCATACCGAACAGCCGTTAAGAATTATTGAGGCTCGTATGGTTAATCCGAATGGTAAATTAATTCGTAGAAGAAAAGTCTCGCCTGAAGAATGGTATAATCATTATCTTGAAAAATTCGAAAGTAAATTCGAGTGGAAAATAAAACCCGTTGCTGATAAAAAAGAAAAACTACCCCCTAACTTATATAATATTCCGGGGCGATTTGAACAGTTTAAGATCTATTTTAAACGCGATGTTTTATCAAAAATAAAGAATAAGCAATACATCTTTATTAATCTGCTCGAAGCGCCAATATTAGCTTTGATTCTTGGATTTTTTACCAAATATATCAGTGGTGAAGATGGAAACCTGAATGTCTATCTCTTCAGTAAAAATGTGAATTTACCAGCTTATCTGTTTATGTCGGTTGTAGTATCACTTTTTCTGGGTTTGACGGTTAGTGCAGAGGAGATATTTAAGGATAAAAGACTGCTTCAGCGTGAGGCATTTTTGAATTTGAGCAGGTCCAGTTTCTTAAATGCCAAGGTGGTCATCATGTTTATCATTTCTGCCATTCAATCGTTGACTTTTGTGTTGATTGGGAATAATATACTTGAAATAGAAGGCCTTACTTTAAGCTATTGGTTTATTCTGTTTAGTACATCCTGTTTTGCCAATATGCTTGGATTAAATATAAGTAGTGGATTAAATTCTGTGGTTACCATATACATTCTCATACCATTAATTTTGGTTCCTCAGTTATTGTTTAGTGGTGTAATTGTAGGGTTTGATAAGTTGCACCGAACAATAGCCTCTGAAGAATATGTTCCTCGAATTGGTGATATGATGACTTCCAGATGGGCCTATGAGGCCTTGGCAGTGAATCAGTATATGAACAATAATTACGAAAAACAATTTTTTAATATTGAAAAGGAAGTAAGTAATTTATCTTTCAAAGGAAATGTTCTTATACCTGAATTGAAGGATATTAATACTCAATGTAAACAGTTTCTTGAGTCGCAAATTACAGAAGCTCTTGAAGGTAAATCTCAGCTTCTGATTTCGGAGATTATAAAGCTGTCAGAAAGTCCGGTTTCGCATTTTCCATCGCTATCTTATTTCATAAGTGGGAAAGTAAAATATTCAGAGGAAGTGCACGATCAGATAAACGACTATCTGGAGCAGGAAAAGAAAATTTATAATAGCCTGTATAAAGAAGCTAAAAAGGAAAAGGATCAGGAATATGAAGAGCAGATCGCTAAGTATGGATCAAAAGAGAAGTTTCTTGATTTTAAAAAGAAGTACCAAAACGAAGCTTTAGAGGAATTGGTTTTAAATAAGCGTGAACTGCAGCAAATTGAGATAACTGATCGATTAATTATCAGAAAACGACATCCTGTTTTTAAAGAACCAGTTTCCAATTGGGGCCGGGCGCATTTTTATTCGGCCAGTAAACGTGTAATGGGAGTTAGCATAGCAACTCCATTTTTTAATACACTTGTGATTTGGCTTGGGATTGTAATTTTTTATTTCACACTCTACTTTGATGTCTTAAGAGGAATAATACAATACTTCGAAACCTTCAAATTACGTAGACTTAACAAGCGTTTACAGAACATCAGACCATAAATTTTTAAATATAATTAAGGAGCAAGCCGATCAATTTTCCATGCATCGGCTTGTTTTGTATAAACAAACCGATCGTGAAGCCGGCTGGTTCTGCCTTGCCAGAACTCAATTTTATGAGGAGTCAAAATGTATCCGCCCCAGTGTTCAGGTCGTGGAATGGGTTGATTTTCGTATGTATTTTTGAGTTCGTTGTATTTATTTGTCAGGAAATCTTCTGAAATAACCTGACTTTGGGGAGAAACAATTGCTCCGATTTGGCTTTCTCTTGGACGCGATTGAAAATATTCGTCAGAGAGGTGCGTATCGATCTTTTCGATACTTCCACTAATTCTAACCTGGCGTTCCAATTCACCCCAGAAGAAATTAAGACAAGCTTTATTGTTTTTTGCCAATTCATTTCCTTTTTGACTGAGGTAGTTGGTGAAAAAAGTAAAACCCTTAAAACTGGCATCCTTTAATAATACTATTCTCACATCAGGCATTCCTTCTTTATCAGCTGTGGCCAGGCTCATAGCATTGGGATGAAGACATTGACTTTCAATAGCCTCATTCATCCATTTATGAAACTGTTCAAAAGGACTGTCATTAATGTCTTTTCTTTCGAGGGAGTTTTTTGTGTATTCATCTCTAATGTTTGCCAGTTTATTCATGCTCTTCAGTTTTTCTGATACCATAACAATGGCTTGTTGGATTTGTTGAAGTTTTAAAAAATTACTCAACATTTATTCAAATGGGTTGTTTGCATTGACGAGGACTTTTGAAGAAATAATTACATTATGAAGATATATACTAAAACAGGCGACAGAGGTCAGACAGGATTACTTGGAGGAGTAAGAGTAAGTAAAGATGATATCAGGGTAGATACTTACGGAACCTTTGATGAGGTGAATTCATTCATCGGATTACTGCGAACCAGACTGGATTCGAATCACAGCTGGCAGGATAAGTTGCACCAAATACAGGTAGAGCTAATGAATACCATGTCGCATCTTGCAACTCCTGAGGAATTGAAAGGAAAAAATAAAATGCCTTTACCCGAAGGGATGGATGTTTTTTGTGAGAAGTGGATTGATGAGATAGAGAATTCATTAAGTAGTAAATCTGATTATTTCATTTTGCCTGGTGGCAATGAGATTTCGGCTCTTTGTCATGTTGTTCGAACTCAGTTGAGAAGAGGTGAACGTAAACTGATCGGTTTGCATAATCAACATAAAGTAGAGCGATCGATTCTATTATTCATAAATCGTTTATCTGATTTGTTTTTCAGTCTTTCGCGCGCAGCACTCGAAGAGGCTAATTTACCTGAAGAAAGGTGGAGAGCCTTTATGTACAATCGCGAAGAGAAGTAATCAGGAGTAATAACTGATAACAAATCGCAGCAGGTCTTTTAAATAGGGGCCGGCAAGTAATGTAACAGATGAAAGAGTGATAATAAAATCCCAGATAATAATTGGTTTTCCACTAACAGCTTTAACAATAAGATAACCTCTCCATATTATCTGAAGAATTAAAAGCATAAGTAATCGGTAGGCATTGGGATTAGCTTCCAATGCCTGCTCAAACTGACCGGTATAAAGCAGGTTCCATGCTCTGGATAGGCCGCAAGAAGGACACGGTTCGGAGGTTAGATGATTAAAAGGACAACTTACTTCTGTTATGCCTTTGAAACTCAACAAGGGATATAACAAACCAATACTCAATCCAATCAGTAAAAAGAACTGAAAAAGTCTCCAATCTCCAATATTACTCCCTTTATTCATTCTTTCTGACTTCGAGAGTTATAGAAAAATCTTCAATGAGCTCTTGCATTTCCTTTTCCAGTTTATCCAGTTCCTGCTCAAGTTCATCCAGTTCTTCTAAGGTCAATTCGTCTCGGGGAATCTTTATGGTGATTGTTTTGTTATTGGATTTAATAGCAATTGACCGAAATCCCTTTAATATTTCGGTAACAATTTCTTTAGCAACTTCACCTGCAGCTTCGGCGTCTTCAGTTATCTGATCGATTTCTTCATCACTTAAGCTGTGTTCTTCTATTTTAATGTGAATGTTGGCATCTTTCAAATCCTTCTTGATGTCATCGATAATAAACTCAACATGTTCTTTAACGCGATCATCGGCATGTTCCGAAAGAGAGGAGATGATTCCGGTCCAGGCCCCGGCTATAAGCAATGAAGTTGTGCTCATCACAATACCAACGATGGCAATGCTTTTGGGGGTTCTGTGTTTTTCCTGTTGGGCTAAACCAATTAAGGCAAAAACCAATCCTAACAAAGCCGGTAAAAAAGCAATCATTCCAAAACAAGGAATTAAGGCAATAACGAAAGCCATAACGGAGAGGGCGAGTCCGGCGATGGATAGGGTGTTTGAAGATTTTGGGTAGTCAAAATTTTCCATATGTTACTATAATTGACGAATAAATTTAAGGAATTGCCAACTAAAATGAAAGAATTATTATACCCCTTTCGTAACTCACCGCATTAAATTCGTAGTTGGCCGATTATTCGTTTTTTATAACGTAACAACCTGATATTTTAGTATAAACATTTAAAAAAAAATATCATGAAAGATTTTAGTCATAGTGAACATCGAAAAAGCAGAAGCGGACATCGTGGTATGATAGGATTATTTTTTATCGCTATCGGTATAGTTTTATTATTAGGAACATTAGACATTTTGCCATATGAAATAAGCAGTGTGCTGTTTACATGGCCAATGATATTGGTTGCTTTTGGTTTGTTTAATTTGTTGAAAAAGGAATTTACTTCTGCAATAATTCTCTTATCGATTGGTGGGTTTTTTATTATTCCTGATTTATTTCCATTTGTTGATTTTCGAGATGTATTTAAGTTCTGGCCATTATTGTTGGTACTCATAGGAGTTAGCATTTATTTCAAACGAAAACCATTATTACCTCATAACCATATTACTTCAAATTCAGATGAAATTATTGATGAGGTGAATGTATTTGGAGGTGGAGTAAGTCAGATTGAGTCCAATAATTTTAAAGGTGGAAAAATAACGGCTGTATTCGGAGGAAGTGAAATAAATTTAGAAAGATGTCAGCTGTCTGATGAGGGTGCTGTACTTGAGATGGTAACCATATTTGGTGGTGCTAAGTTGATTGTACCTCGTGGATGGAATGTTAAAACCGAGGTGGTTTCGATTTTTGGTGGTTTTGCTGATAAAAGAACCTATTATAATGAAACAGTATCAGATCCTTCAAAAACATTGTATATTAAAGGGGTTGCTATTTTTGGTGGAGGTGAGTTGCGAAATTTCTAAAATATTCATTTGAGTCTTAATGATGTTATCATTTAATTATCAATGTAAAATACAAATAAGCTGATGATCCATCCCATAGTTAGTCAATCAAGAATCTTTAAATTTTATACCATTGTCTGGGTATTAATTGCAGTGCTTCATTCTCTTGTTGATTATTTGATTTATGACCTGAATCTGAAGTTAATTATTGCTGATGGCTTGGTGTTTAATAGTTTAATGTTCTTTATCGGTCTCAGCATCTGGTATCCTGTATTGTATATCGATAAAAACAAGGGGCAATGGAATACTTTTATGCAGTTTTTTATTGCAGGTATTGTAATTGTTGGAGTATGGTTGTTAATGGGTAAATTGATTTTGCAATTTACCTTTAATGAGGAGGAGTTGAACACCATTTTTAATCAGCGTACTTATATCATAAGAATAGTGGTTGGAGCCTTTCAATACCTGCTGTTTGTGCTGATTTATTATATGTTTAAGTTCTACGAAGAGCTGGATGAGAAGAACAGAAGTCAGGAAAAATTGAATCGTTTGCTTCGCGAATCAGAACTGAAAGCATTAAAGTCCCAATTGAATCCTCATTTCCTGTTTAACAGCCTTAATAGTATTAGTGCGCTTACCATTTCCAATTCAGATGATGCGAGGGAAATGATTAATAAGCTTTCTGAATTTCTTCGTTATTCATTAAAGAAGAATGAAGAGAAAGTGCTTCCGCTCAAAGAGGAACTAAAAAATGTAGAAAGGTATCTTGAAATTGAAAAGGTGAGATTTGGAGACAGATTAACGAGTACATCAGATGTGCCTTCAACCTGTTACGATATGGTTTTGCCAGTCATGATTCTTCAGCCATTATACGAGAATGCAGTGAAGTATGGTGTTTATGAAAGTGTTGAACCTGTTGAGATTCGTACTTTCTGCAGATGTCTGGAAGGAGATCTTGAAATTAGTGTGGTTAATAATTTTGATGAAGAGGCTCTGAGAACCAAGAAAGGTGAAGGTGTAGGATTAGATAATGTAAGAGACCGTCTTCGATTGGTTTACGGTCGAACAGACTTATTGACAGTAAATAAAGAAAATGGTTATTTTGAAGTTTCACTCAGAATCCCACAGAAGAAATCAAAATAAAAATGGTGTTTGATGAATAATATTTATAGAGCTTTAATTGTAGATGATGAACCATTGGCAAGGAATATCATTAAATCTTATCTCAAACCATGGGAA contains:
- a CDS encoding cob(I)yrinic acid a,c-diamide adenosyltransferase, coding for MKIYTKTGDRGQTGLLGGVRVSKDDIRVDTYGTFDEVNSFIGLLRTRLDSNHSWQDKLHQIQVELMNTMSHLATPEELKGKNKMPLPEGMDVFCEKWIDEIENSLSSKSDYFILPGGNEISALCHVVRTQLRRGERKLIGLHNQHKVERSILLFINRLSDLFFSLSRAALEEANLPEERWRAFMYNREEK
- a CDS encoding ATP-binding cassette domain-containing protein, with the translated sequence MSELLLEALMQIFALLTDQKEEQETGNGVVAVKNFLSRNLNSDYVEMALDRYNFYIKKYHANSYSHDQEARDKQASYNMDKLKAICEELNQELELSTKFLLVSNMLNFIMRDEIVSEVESLFTDRLAEYLMLDTDDYLNLRQFVVDHPLGVNHKENVLLISGQHEKPDERIKHLYNPKQQVFVWVLHIRATNQFIFRYSGNRNLYLNGHKVEQNRATVIAPGSVIKTSRIAPVYYGTIAEKFIARADRGRIVYRALDISYKFNNNHVGIHPFSFTGRSGQLVGVMGGSGTGKSTLLNVLNGKHQLATGKITINGYDLHNEPEELAGVIGYVPQDDLLKEELTVFENLFYNARLCFSHFTEDEIIEVVERALHDFDLVEARDLVVGSPLNKILSGGQRKRLNIALELIREPSILFVDEPTSGLSSMDSEKVMVLLKRQTLKGRLVIINIHQPSSDLYKLLDKLLIIDKGGRIIYNGNPTNAITYFKQMAHYVNPEESECYACGNIHTEQPLRIIEARMVNPNGKLIRRRKVSPEEWYNHYLEKFESKFEWKIKPVADKKEKLPPNLYNIPGRFEQFKIYFKRDVLSKIKNKQYIFINLLEAPILALILGFFTKYISGEDGNLNVYLFSKNVNLPAYLFMSVVVSLFLGLTVSAEEIFKDKRLLQREAFLNLSRSSFLNAKVVIMFIISAIQSLTFVLIGNNILEIEGLTLSYWFILFSTSCFANMLGLNISSGLNSVVTIYILIPLILVPQLLFSGVIVGFDKLHRTIASEEYVPRIGDMMTSRWAYEALAVNQYMNNNYEKQFFNIEKEVSNLSFKGNVLIPELKDINTQCKQFLESQITEALEGKSQLLISEIIKLSESPVSHFPSLSYFISGKVKYSEEVHDQINDYLEQEKKIYNSLYKEAKKEKDQEYEEQIAKYGSKEKFLDFKKKYQNEALEELVLNKRELQQIEITDRLIIRKRHPVFKEPVSNWGRAHFYSASKRVMGVSIATPFFNTLVIWLGIVIFYFTLYFDVLRGIIQYFETFKLRRLNKRLQNIRP
- the pdxH gene encoding pyridoxamine 5'-phosphate oxidase, which gives rise to MNKLANIRDEYTKNSLERKDINDSPFEQFHKWMNEAIESQCLHPNAMSLATADKEGMPDVRIVLLKDASFKGFTFFTNYLSQKGNELAKNNKACLNFFWGELERQVRISGSIEKIDTHLSDEYFQSRPRESQIGAIVSPQSQVISEDFLTNKYNELKNTYENQPIPRPEHWGGYILTPHKIEFWQGRTSRLHDRFVYTKQADAWKIDRLAP
- a CDS encoding DUF2752 domain-containing protein, which translates into the protein MNKGSNIGDWRLFQFFLLIGLSIGLLYPLLSFKGITEVSCPFNHLTSEPCPSCGLSRAWNLLYTGQFEQALEANPNAYRLLMLLILQIIWRGYLIVKAVSGKPIIIWDFIITLSSVTLLAGPYLKDLLRFVISYYS
- a CDS encoding histidine kinase, which codes for MIHPIVSQSRIFKFYTIVWVLIAVLHSLVDYLIYDLNLKLIIADGLVFNSLMFFIGLSIWYPVLYIDKNKGQWNTFMQFFIAGIVIVGVWLLMGKLILQFTFNEEELNTIFNQRTYIIRIVVGAFQYLLFVLIYYMFKFYEELDEKNRSQEKLNRLLRESELKALKSQLNPHFLFNSLNSISALTISNSDDAREMINKLSEFLRYSLKKNEEKVLPLKEELKNVERYLEIEKVRFGDRLTSTSDVPSTCYDMVLPVMILQPLYENAVKYGVYESVEPVEIRTFCRCLEGDLEISVVNNFDEEALRTKKGEGVGLDNVRDRLRLVYGRTDLLTVNKENGYFEVSLRIPQKKSK
- a CDS encoding DUF5668 domain-containing protein, encoding MKDFSHSEHRKSRSGHRGMIGLFFIAIGIVLLLGTLDILPYEISSVLFTWPMILVAFGLFNLLKKEFTSAIILLSIGGFFIIPDLFPFVDFRDVFKFWPLLLVLIGVSIYFKRKPLLPHNHITSNSDEIIDEVNVFGGGVSQIESNNFKGGKITAVFGGSEINLERCQLSDEGAVLEMVTIFGGAKLIVPRGWNVKTEVVSIFGGFADKRTYYNETVSDPSKTLYIKGVAIFGGGELRNF